Proteins encoded by one window of Deinococcus metalli:
- a CDS encoding PadR family transcriptional regulator, whose amino-acid sequence MNPDLLRGNLELILLSILEAGPLYGLAIIQEAKGRTNGYFDFKEGSLYPALYRLERDGLLVAETGEIGGHGKPRKYYRLTEAGQAQLRHKRQEYAAFQRAMRHVTGGA is encoded by the coding sequence ATGAACCCAGACCTGCTGCGCGGCAACCTCGAGCTGATCCTGCTCTCCATCCTGGAGGCGGGCCCCCTCTACGGCCTGGCGATCATCCAGGAAGCGAAGGGCCGCACGAACGGCTACTTCGACTTCAAGGAGGGCAGCCTGTACCCGGCCCTCTACCGCCTGGAACGAGACGGCCTGCTGGTGGCCGAGACCGGCGAGATCGGCGGCCACGGCAAGCCGCGCAAGTACTACCGGCTGACCGAAGCGGGCCAGGCCCAGCTGCGGCACAAACGCCAGGAGTACGCAGCGTTCCAGCGGGCCATGCGGCACGTGACTGGTGGCGCGTGA